The genomic DNA TTCATGCCGTACAAGTACAAGCGAACGGTGGACCATGTCGCGACTCTTTGGCGATTCTTTCTTCATGTACTTTCAATCGAAAACGAAAGTCAGCTCGACACATCCTTGTTCGATAAATGCCGGGCACTCAATGGTGTCGGATCGGCATCGCTGACGATGGGCATGTTTTGGTGCCGGCCTGATATCTGGATCTCGGTGGACAAAAAGAATCGAGCCAGCGCTGCGACCGAGGGAATCAACCTCAAGATTAAGACAGGCGCAGACTACCTTCGATGGCTTGGATTGGTCAAAGAAGCCTTCCAGATGCCCACGGTAGAGTTTTCACATCAAGCTCACCTCGATTTCGTTTCCGTTGATCCGCTCGAGGACGACGACAAAAATGGTGAAGGTGACGAGCGTGGTGGTGCCCTCCCGCACGGCGTTCGCAACTATTGGCTCCTCGCCCCTGGTCCAGGTGCGGGCCTGTGGGACGTTTGGTACGAGCGGTCGATCGGCGCGATTGGCTGGAATGAGATGGGCGACCTGCAGGAGTACGACTCAAAGCAAGCCATCGCGCAGTACATTCCGGAACTCTCGCCCGATTCCGGTCCGGCGAGCGTTGCACCCATGCTGTGGGAGTTTGCTCACGTGCTGAAGCCTGGTGATGTCGTGTTTGCCAAGCTTGGACTGCACAAGGTTTGCGGTTGGGGAATCGTTGTCGGAGACTACACCTACGACGAGAACGAAGAACCGTTCCACAACCTCCGCAAGATCGAATGGCAGGATGCCACCGAAGTCAGCATGCCAACCGGCAATCAGTTGCCGTTGAAGACATTGACTCGGATGACAGGCAAACGCAAATTCTTGGATCCGATGGCGGATGCCTATGATGGTGTGTCGGGATTGGAACGAGTTGGAGGAACCTGCAGTGGCGGTGGCCCTGGTGCAGGCCGAGTTGCCGGCACAGAATACAAACTGACCGATGCGATGGACGACCTGTTCATGCCGGTCGATGAAGTCCAGCAGTGCGTTGAGCTTCTTCGGCACAAGAAAAACCTCGTCCTTCAGGGCGCTCCGGGGACTGGCAAGACGTTCGTTGCGAAACGACTCGCGTATCTGTTGATGCAACGCAAAGACAATTCACGCGTTCAAATGATCCAGTTTCATCAGTCCATGACGTACGAAGATTTCGTCCAAGGCTACAAACCGTCGGCCGATGGTGGATTTAAACTGGAAGATGGAACATTCCACAGGTTCGTCTCGTCGGCAATGACGAAGCCTGACGTGCCGTTCGTATTTATCATTGACGAAATCAACCGCGGCAACTTATCGAAGGTTTTTGGCGAGCTGATGATGTTGATCGAGCCGGATAAGCGAACCTCGGATTTCGCGATCCCACTGAGCTATTCGTCGGATCCTGAAGCGACGTTCTACGTTCCGCCGAACGTGCATTTGATCGGCACAATGAATACGGCGGACCGGTCGCTGTCGATGGTGGACTACGCCCTACGCCGACGATTCTCATTCGTTGAACTTGAACCTGGTTTCCAATCGAAAGTGTTCGCTCAACACCTAATGAATGCAGGCGCCTCCGAAGATTTGGTCGCCAGAATTCGCCAACGTATGAAGTTGCTCAACGAAGCGATCAAGAGTGACGAATCGAATCTCGGGAAGGGCTATCAGATCGGGCACAGCTTCTTCGTCCCGCCGGAGGGACAAACGGCCAATGAACAGTGGATGAAACGCGTGCTTGCCTTCGAGATCAAGCCGTTGATTGAAGAATATTACTGCGATGACCCTGCCGGTCGGCAAACCGCAATCGAAACGATTCTCGAATGAATCCAGTGCCAGCAACCAGCATCCCCATCCAGAACGTCTACTACCTTCTCGCCTACGCGTGGGATCATTTCCGCACGGGTGACGAAGTGGATATCGACCAATCCCAGTGTCCCGACGCCCACAATCTGCTCGCGATGCTGCTTTGTGGTGGGATTCGGCGGCTGGCAACGAAGGGGATGGATAAAGACTATCGCCAATTCACCGAAACGACGCCACGTTTACGAGGTCGCGTGGACGTACTGGCAAGTCATCGTCGGATGACGCACGTATCAGGGAAAATGATTTGCGAGTTCGACGAACTGACCGCAGACACGTTACCGAACCAGGTTCTCAAAGCCACTTGTCGCCGGCTGAATCGGTTCTCGATGCATCTGAGCAAAGACAATCGCAAACAAGTTCGACATTGTCTTGACCTATTGGCCGATATCAGCGACATCCGGCTTGCGAGTCGGGCTTTTCATCGGGTTCAGTTGCATCGCAACAATCGCCACTATCGACTGCTGATGCACGTTTGCCAAATGCTTCACAGTCTGTTTCTTCCGGACCAGCAATCGGGAACGCACCGCTTCCGCGACGTACTAGCTGAAGAAACCGTGATGCACCGTGTCTTTGAGTCGTTTGTCCGGCAATTTGCTGTGAAGCATTGCCCAGATGCGAAAGTATCAGCCATGAAGATCGCCTGGCACGGCGAATGGGAGGACGACGTCAACTCAGTGCTACCGACAATGCTCACCGACGTGACGCTGAGCCGACCGACCCGGAAGACCATCCTCGACTGCAAATTTTATAAGGAAGCGTTGGTCACACGTCACAATCGCCACCGACTCCATTCATCGCATCTCTATCAGCTGATGGCTTATCTTAACAACAAATCAATCGACGAAGGATGGGAAACCGTCGACGGCATCTTGCTTTACCCCGCCGTGAACCATCACCTCGATCTATCGTTCTCGCTACTTTCCCACGACATCGCGATCCGCAGCATCGACCTTGACCAAAACTGGCCGTTAATTCACCAGCGTTTGCTGGACGTCTTGAGCTGAATAGCTCGCTACGGCGATTTGCTCGGCCACCAACGAATCGCGTCTTCACCAAGGTCGACGAAAAAAAGACTCGTCGCATTAAGGCAATGATACTGGTCCCGTGCCATCGGATCGTCAACCGAAATGATCGAGACGGATTGGCACTGCGGTCAATCTGTCTTCCGTGCTGCTCCTAATCGCACCGGGAATGCACATTTCACCCGTCGCGATGAGACCAAGTTCGTCCAGCTTTTTGCCTTATAGTTCAACGGACCTGATTTCGTTACCGAAGTGGGGTGCTTCGTTTTCTAGAAGCGATGGGACTGTGTTGGATCCGATGTCACGGAAGCTCCCGATGTTCAGGAAGTCGTCTTGCGGGTGCCTGGCTGCTTCTGTTGGTTGGGGGGGCGGTGCGGGCTCGCCTGAGGCGGCGTTGAGATCCTTTACATCGAACCTGCCTCCCCTTGACGGAACTGGTGTCTGTTAGAGCTTCGGAAGCAGACTTCGGGGCGAGTGCTTGCATCAAAAGGACTTTAGTGATGATGCCAAAGCGCAGGTGTAACAAATAGTTTGTCGGGAGTGCTTCAAAACACGGCGTCCGGGCGGTTCGCTTGGCTTTTTGCCTCCATCGGGGTTCACGCTGCGGTGTACTGCTCTCCGGCCCTGTCATTCAGAGCATCTGGTACTGAATGTTGGGGCATTGCAGTGTTTTTAACGCTCACGTCAAAAAAAACTGAAAAAAAGAATCTTGCCAATGGCGTGATATTGTCTGCTAATCGGGTTTTGTGGTGCCGTGGCGTCCCGTGCCGTTGTGGGGACAGCGCTCTTGCTGGGGGGATGTTTCTTTGCTTGACCCCTCCGGGTTCTTTGCAAGAATACGCACTTGAGGTACCGCGTGGTACTTAAGCTGCCCCCAGGAGAAATTCTAGATGGCCGACTCGGTATTCCCGATGGACCCGTCTAAGCTGCAAACGTTGATGTTGGATGGTTCGTTGATTGTAGCTTTGAACGAAACTCATTCTGCGTTGCAGCGGGTTGAAGCAAGGCTGAAGCACGTAGCAAGCGAGGATGACAGTGGGCCGGAATGGTTGACTGTGGATGAGGTTGCGGAACGATTGGGACGGAAGCCGTTTACCATTAGAGAGTGGTGTCGCCGCCATCGGGTCAACGCCTGCAAGGCTGGGCGACGCGGTGGTTTCGGTGATTGGCGAATTCATCGTAACGAAATTACTCGATACAGGAACGAAGGACTGCTTTAGGTTGTCGCCCCCAGAGACTGACTTAGTTGATTCCGTTTGAATGCCTACAACTGAGCGTTGCAAACCAGGATTTGGTGCAACTCAGTAGGTCACGGACAACTTCAGTAGTACTAGAGAATTCCAATCCATGATTGACTCGACTGGATTGCAATTAGCAGCACCGCCTAGGTGCTTACCGCCTGTGAAGGCCTGAACGATCACTCGATGGTCGACCGCCGGTTCCACGTAAGCTTGCGTGAGTTCGTTGGCGGGTACCTTTCTTGACGCCCCCTACGAAGGGCG from Rosistilla oblonga includes the following:
- a CDS encoding AAA family ATPase; its protein translation is MFTWKPIYSEITAKLSEFSSENEKLVQMMIRLHEQGLKVSPVADEYPAGTKVPLDETDPFSFMAIFNRGVTDENRIAILRAIRDEWGIAAELPSDFDGLPVVNSQNSWFMPYKYKRTVDHVATLWRFFLHVLSIENESQLDTSLFDKCRALNGVGSASLTMGMFWCRPDIWISVDKKNRASAATEGINLKIKTGADYLRWLGLVKEAFQMPTVEFSHQAHLDFVSVDPLEDDDKNGEGDERGGALPHGVRNYWLLAPGPGAGLWDVWYERSIGAIGWNEMGDLQEYDSKQAIAQYIPELSPDSGPASVAPMLWEFAHVLKPGDVVFAKLGLHKVCGWGIVVGDYTYDENEEPFHNLRKIEWQDATEVSMPTGNQLPLKTLTRMTGKRKFLDPMADAYDGVSGLERVGGTCSGGGPGAGRVAGTEYKLTDAMDDLFMPVDEVQQCVELLRHKKNLVLQGAPGTGKTFVAKRLAYLLMQRKDNSRVQMIQFHQSMTYEDFVQGYKPSADGGFKLEDGTFHRFVSSAMTKPDVPFVFIIDEINRGNLSKVFGELMMLIEPDKRTSDFAIPLSYSSDPEATFYVPPNVHLIGTMNTADRSLSMVDYALRRRFSFVELEPGFQSKVFAQHLMNAGASEDLVARIRQRMKLLNEAIKSDESNLGKGYQIGHSFFVPPEGQTANEQWMKRVLAFEIKPLIEEYYCDDPAGRQTAIETILE
- a CDS encoding 5-methylcytosine restriction system specificity protein McrC translates to MNPVPATSIPIQNVYYLLAYAWDHFRTGDEVDIDQSQCPDAHNLLAMLLCGGIRRLATKGMDKDYRQFTETTPRLRGRVDVLASHRRMTHVSGKMICEFDELTADTLPNQVLKATCRRLNRFSMHLSKDNRKQVRHCLDLLADISDIRLASRAFHRVQLHRNNRHYRLLMHVCQMLHSLFLPDQQSGTHRFRDVLAEETVMHRVFESFVRQFAVKHCPDAKVSAMKIAWHGEWEDDVNSVLPTMLTDVTLSRPTRKTILDCKFYKEALVTRHNRHRLHSSHLYQLMAYLNNKSIDEGWETVDGILLYPAVNHHLDLSFSLLSHDIAIRSIDLDQNWPLIHQRLLDVLS
- a CDS encoding helix-turn-helix domain-containing protein, whose protein sequence is MADSVFPMDPSKLQTLMLDGSLIVALNETHSALQRVEARLKHVASEDDSGPEWLTVDEVAERLGRKPFTIREWCRRHRVNACKAGRRGGFGDWRIHRNEITRYRNEGLL